CGGTTGTACTCATCCTGCCTTCTTTTTGTTCGTGCTCTGTGGCCATATAAGTGTACTCCATATACagattttttattgctttacttCAATCGAGAATATAGTATACGAATGAGATGAAATCTATTATTCCGATTGAACATTCCTATCCGAAATTTCCCAAAAAAGTGATCTCTATACAATTCAAATCCGTTGAAATTTTCCGGCAAAAAGGAACATGGAACATTGCGGAGGCTCCAAGCACAAGGATCCTCAAATAACTTTTCATCCAGTCGCAGTTGTTCTCGTTTCACTTTTACGTACTCTCGGTTGTACTGAGACATACATATTACTACATATGTCCATCCTGTACATATTACTAATGTGTAATTACTAATTACTTATATATCCGGTGGACATATTAGTGTACTCCATATACagattttttattgctttacttCAATCGTGAATATAGTATACGAATGAGATAAAATCTATCATTCCGATTGAACATTCCTATCCGAAATTTCCCAAAAAAGTGATCTTTGTACATTTCAAATCCGTTGACATTTTCCGGCAAAAAGCAAATCATTCTGACATTTGTCTTTGACAGGACGAATTCTGCCAGAcgggttttgctgtttgctgtaatTTAGATGCCGAACGCTGAACAAAACGCGCGAACTGAACCAGATACCAACAAAGGCTCGCAGTCCTAATTCTAAATATTAAAATCCTGTAGTATCATAATTTTGATAGCCTCGAAACAATTGTTAACAAAGCGTCGtgcaattttgcaaaaatttggcGTATCTGAAGCAAACAGGTGAATCGGAGAACATGAACCATAGCGCCCAACTTCCAACGAGTCTAGCAATGGAGTACGAACTAATGGTGTAAGCATGCATGCGAAAGCTAACCTTTGTTTCAAGATTATTCAACAAAACTAAGAACTACTTTTGCAGCCCCACTTCCGATGAAAAAGATTTCTGTCATTTCTGTTTTGGTGCCACAAATGTGCATCTCATGTTTCCGTTTGTCCGACCGAATATGTTGACTACTATCGATAACATAATCGGAATCAGTATTACCCCGGAAGCACAAAAAACGTTCAGCTTGTGCGGAGAATGTATCTCAAATTTGGACATGGTTATCACATTCCGAAACAAATGTCGCTCACACTACGAAAAGTTGcgtgaaatgaaaatcatGAACCAAGCTGTGAAAAGAATGTTCCCTACGCTATGGGACAACATGAATCAATCTTCAACGTTTGATACATCGGTTGCTGATACGAGCATCAATGTTGGTGAAGGGGATCCAAACGTGACTTTAGTAAAAACCACTCCTAAAAATGCCCGAGCTGAAAACGACGACTGCAACGAAAGGTAAAAAGTTCGCAAACAGCTTTTCTGCTGTGCTATAGTTCATGCATTTTAACTACTTATTACAGTGGCCCTAAAAGGAGTCGTGCTCAGGCGCTGGACTTCGATCCTGAAACATCGACTAAAACGACTAGCATTAAAAACGGAACAAACCACAAAGCTAAATTCCATCATATCCGGGAGATCATGAATCGTTTTCGGAATAAACGATTACAGAGCAATGATGTAAGGAACGGATCAGGGAACGCGAATGATGCGCCGTTGAATGGGCCATGTGAAACATCAAACAAGGCTGTTTCCATCGAGTGTCAGTCGAATTTGAGTAGAGCGTCGTTAAATGAGCCATGCCCAACACCCAACAAAGTGGTAACCGTAGTGCATCAGCTGAATTTAGATAATGTACCGTTCAACGCACCGAATAAAACGCCATACAAAACAACTAGCAAGACGGCAACCAGGATTTTCACAACCCAAGACAGCAGCAATCAAAGATCACCAAGGAAGCAACCCGTATTGGGGCATCGCCCAAATACAGCGTTGAACGGATTGAATGGAAACACttcaaaaaaccaaacaatattGTGCTCACCCTGTGTGGTTGTACTACAAAAATTTTCTGTGCACAAAACTGATTTGTGCAAATCAtagtttattaattaaattgcaaATTGTGTCATTAATTACATTATACGAATAAAGTTCGAACTAACATTACCGATACGTTTCACTTCTTTAGTGCTTCTAACAATTTAAAACTTGTACCGAACCGTGTTTGTTCGTACTGCTTACGGTGCGCTATGTTGGATTCGCGCACTTTCTTCCATTGGACCAAATGCTCGGCAAATAACTCATCCTTGCTTTGGGTCGATTTATCAATATCGAAATCATCAGCTGGCTGCGGCTTTACCACAAGGAACGGCTCCATGCTCGTGGTTGCTGGTCGAGGCATTTCCTTTATCTCCTGCAGCTCTCCATTAGTCAGCTGGCTGACGATATCTAGATTGTGCTCACGCTTGATTGCAACACGCGGTTTTGTAGCTGATGTCCCCGTTTCCTCAATCTTCTGCCGCGGATTGTTTTTCACCCAAGCGCGGCACATCGGATACAGTGGTGAGTTTTCGCGGAAACGGGCCACATCAATACCACGGTTAAACAGGGTGATGATGTACGGTTGATAAACGGTGGGTGACTCCAAGCGTTTCCGTTTCACCTGCGATTCTTCATCGCTTTCGTCGTAGCTAGTGCTATCATCCGATGATTTGGTGACGGTTTTCAATGCACCTTTGAGCCGACCCCGTGCAAGAACGACATTTTGCAGCGCTTTGCCTATAGTGAGTGGAAGAAATAATTAGAAGCGAATTACAGATGTGGCGGGTCGCTCATTTACTTACGTTTCTCGTCAGAATTGATGAGGCTTCTTCTTTTGGCTAGCATTTTGAGCTAATCTCTGAGCGATAATAATTGTTTATGTTCCAGTTGAAGTAGAAGCACAACACAAGCCAAATTTGACATACGCATAGTGTGTTGCGCTGTGGTTAACCATCAGACAAACAGCGTGCTTGTCAACGCTCTAaccaaaatgaataaaattggaaattgttcataaattatttaaaatctcCCTCTTCTTAAATTAGAACATAATCAGATGATAAAATTgtggtaaattaaaaataaaattgggtttaaaattattcaaaactaCCAACCCCTCACAAACTTTGCTGGTCACCCGAAATCTCTCTGACAGCGGTTTGTTATGATTTCATCGCTAAAAATACCGTTTTCCAGCAAAGTTGTGTTGCCTGGTGGGTGACGAATATGTGCCGagtgttttttcttcgtgcAAATCTTCATACCTATACCCTTAAGCGGCAACTGGCCGGCCATGAAATAATCGAACCAGGGTGCAATACAACAAACGTGTAAAGCAACTAAACCAATGCATAGGTTACGACATTAGTTTCTTTTTGGCGCAGCATAACGTCGATCGAGCAGAAAATGAGTACCCGACCAAGCCCCGCTCCATTTAAGCGATCGATCGACGGATTGTTCAACGTGTGGCTTAACCTGCGGAACCAAGGGCATGAGAAACCGCTCCGGAACGCACTGTACAATGTGCTCGTGGTCGGTGTGATCGCGGTCATTGTCGGTGTCACGCTTGTGCTGGCGCCCTTCTTTAAGCCACTGCTGTGGGCATTTCTGTTCGGGGCGGTGTTATTTCCGGCCAAAAAACACCTTTCCGCTTCGCTCAAGCGCTGGATCGAACGGATAGAGAAGGATGACAAATACCTGTTGCTCGGTGTGGCAAGCGCACCGCTCTGCTGGGTTGATACGCTGGGCGAGTTTCTTACCAGCTGGCTGAAGGACCATCTGAAGATAATAACGGGGCTGGTCGGAGGGCTGGTTACGTTGCGTTTCATATTGTGGCTAACGCCCAGCGAGGTGTTTTTCTCCATATGGAATTTTATCGTGTGGATACACTCATTGTTTCGAACGCTTCTGGGATCGCTCTCGCTGCAAATGGTGGTCGTCATATTGCTAGTATACGTCGTAAGCGTATACTTCGTCTGGACACCGGATTATTCCCTGCCGTTTCTGGTTATTGGACAGTTTCTGTGGATGGTTATCGTTGGGTATGGTAGCAGTTTTCTCGGAGCACTACAGGTGCCCGTTTTTCTTGGCCTACTGCTGTACGGACTGGTAGGGTTAATATACAACCTGCAAAAGGACGAACGCAATGTGCGCTTCATCGACAAGTGGCATAGCCTGCTAGATGTGACGAGCTACCGGCTGGAGGATTCTGTCGTCGCGGCAAGTTCCGCTCACTTGGAAGCATCCCGAATCGAGGAGATAAAATCAAAACTGCGGCTAGACGTTACGGCAACGCCACAGCTTTCCAGCACGATGAACGATCAAACCGGCCACGGAAGCAGTACTTATCCACCCAGCATGCTCACCAACGTGGAATCGCTCGAAAGCGACACATACTTCCGGCTCCTGTTTTACGCTTGCGGTGCCACACTTGTCTGGATGCATACATGGTTGCTGTTTCTCGGCTGCATTCCCATCTGTTTGCATATCGTGCGGAAATTGGCCGAATTTTTGGGCATTGTTTCGTACGTATCGCAAAAGTCGCAGCATTACTGGCAATCGCTCAAGCAGTGGCTTTTCCCACGCCATGCCGCACTGCTTCCCCTGTGTTTGCCCGGAATATTGCGGCTTAACAGCAACATCCATCGGTACGCGTGTGCTAAGTTGAAATCGTACATCGATGACATCACGTCGATCGTAATGATAGGATTCCTGATTGTGCTCGTGATGCTGATCAGTGTGTTTGCATTCGCGCAAATCTACTCGGAAGCGATTGCCGTCGCACAGCTTGGATCGAATCTCGTCAACCGCACCCTGATACACCGACCGGAACTGATTGAAATGTTACCAATTGGTGGGTAAAGTTGTAAATGTTATGGTTCTTTTCAAATCTTATTGCTTTTTTGCACGTTTTAGATATGCAATCGATGGATAATATTATCGACAACGCGTACAAATACGGTCGCTCTCACATCGAGCAGTATGTGGACGGTATTTTCAATGATACCGATCCGACCCAGGCGATCAAGCTGAAGATGCAGATCTTAAGCGTTTGGGATCGATTAATACAAAGCTGGATGGATCGTAACAATGGCGATGGGATGGTTGGACCACGTGTGCCTGCGCAGGCAATACGCATGACGATCgatgaaattttcataaacCCAAGTAAGTACTCGGAACTGATAATAACAAATCTGGAGTGGTTTAATGAAAACCGaatttaactaaaaaaaatccaatggAAATTTCGGGACTCCAGATTACTCTGTAGTCGACCTCTAATTCTGCTCTGGATTACTTCGGAGTTAACCCCGATGTGTCGAAGTTGGCTCCGGATTGTAccgaaataaattaatccGCCCCcagaaaaatgtatttttactatgaagcagttttagtTTCTTCAACAATCTTTCTTGGTTTTAGTTACGAAAGCAGGTTTGATTGGCTTCATAAAAAGCAACTTCGGCATGCTTTGGGAGGTGGCCGATTCCCTGTGGATGCTTTTAAGAACTAATCTGACACTGCTACTGTCAGCCGTTGGCAcgcttgtgtcagccatcctTGGCGGTGGTCATgcggttttaaaatttttattccaCACGGTAAGTTGCGGGTTAGTGTTAAACAACTTTTTAAGAGCTCTCACATTCTATATGCACTTTGCTTTGCAGATAATTTTCTTTACGACACTCTTCTATCTGCTACAAAGCAGTCAAGATCGATACGCACCGACGGCTATTAGCATCAACAATTCATGGGGACCCCGCATCATACAGGCGCTGGAAGATTCCATATCGAGCGTGGTTGTGGCCACGCTTAAGCTGGCCCTCTTTCATGGGCTCTTCACCTGGCTGACGCACACCGTGTTTGGGGCGCACATCGTTTATCTGCCGGCTGTGCTGGCTTCGGTGTTGGCGGCTGCCCCCTTTCTGGAGACATACTGGTGCAGTGCACCGGCCTTTCTCGATCTGTGGCTGTCGCAGGATCGGTTTTGGCTCGGTATCACCTTGGTGTTGATACACTTTATCGTCCCGTCCAACTTTAATCCGATCATTCACTCGGAGATCAAAGGGTAATAAAGGCACGAATTCAATTCGGTGCTACAAATTCAGTGCTGCTACGcggtgaaaattaaaattacttCACTTTATAATTGCAGTGGAGGCCATCCGTACCTGACGGGCCTGTCAATTGCAGGCGGAATGTATTTGTTCGGCTTGGAAGGTGCATTGCTAGGACCACTGTTACTTTGTTTGCTGGTCGTTTTGTTTGAAGTTACCATTAGCGCTATCCGAGATAGTCCAGCCACGCCACAGACTAGGTAAGAAATTGGGGTTTATTCAACACTTCAATTCCCATTAACCCCACGTTCACCGCATTGTAATTTTGGTCCCgtctgcctttttttctcttcggtTCTATTAATTAACTAACACTATTGGCTGGTGGGAACTGTGGATTGCTTAATCGTCAATCGGCATCTCAGAAAATCAAGCTTAGACACAAACAACGACATTTATTCGCCCGCGACGACGTAAGTAGGGAAAGGGGATGCAGTACTGGTAGCGGTGTTGTGTGGTGGTTTTtagttaattgaaattttttaatattagatatttgtattttgtttgcatattGAACGGCAAAGGTTTATATGTAGTCTCGTGGACCTTTGTCACATTAATTTTTGATGTGTTTCTTGGTAAATAAGCTTAACCGTTACGATACGAAGTTTAAACGTTTGATGGCAGTTCGCTTTTACTTATGTGATAGATGTGGGCTTTAACATTAGATATGCAATGTGATGGATGTAAAAGTAACAGTAACATTGCATTTAATACACACTAACATATGCCAAACATTATAATGTAATGAAAAGAATTGTGTGTATATTAACTGAAGTTAGTAGCTAGCTAATATCGTCATTAAACATTTGAGTTTTGTTCGTTACCGTACAAATACGTTTATCTCGATCTCTCGTACAAATTGTTGTGTACCATTAACAAAATGTGTGTTGAAAATTCTCAAATAATCAATAGGCAGCATTATTGTAAATCTATGAATGTTACGcgtttggtttgtttaattttctacACCAAAAGGGGGCTCGGAACTTATTCAATGTGTGTTGCTAGAGgctgtaaaaaaaatggacaaacaaatttcttataataattgttttggaatatttctcttcttttccTCTTTTATCGTTCATGTATTACTCTGCCCACATTTATGTACGGTACAATTGTTAACAAAATTGTTAAATGCAAACCAAATTTGAACGTTCAGTTTGTGCTACGAATGGCAACAGTTCATTCGTCACGGGGATGTAAGTAACGATCGCTAGAGTAATAGTGCGTTGGGTAGCGTCCGTAGTTTCGGTTCACCCAAAACTCCAAGCGTCCAAATCGACCAAACTGCTCTAGGCTAGGTAGTTCGTTTACTTCCCTTTCGGTAACACAACACACGTGGATTGCAACGTGAAACTTTGTGTGTAGTTTGATGCATGAGTATTCTCCCCTGTTAGAGTATTAGGTGCTTTAGCTACCTTACTTTCATTTCGATTGGTTCCATTCTCATCATCGTTCCGTTTCATTCATCGTGTCCATCACACATTAGCAAACCAACGACCGGTCCTGCATCGGCAGCCTTTCTGATACGGACCAAAGATGgcaaatttttaaattcacCGTTGGCCATGAACTGCACCGCATCGTCTCCCACGTGCATGACCACTCGTGGCACTCCGTTTCACTGACTGCATGGACAGTGTAATCACTTACCTGTTCGCTTGGTTCATTGTAACACTTCCGCTTCATTTTAACCATCGTTTCACCACAACTTGGCTCTCTGCGGTGCCGAGCAATGTTTGTTTCGATGCTACTATCTACTATGTGTTTTATGCTTGTATCCTTCGATTCCCACCCTTCTCACTACCCGGGGTGTGCATGTACTTTGCATCCCATTCCATCGTCCTTCCGTCGCTTATGGACGTCACCCGTACGATCATCACCCATTGGCACAACGGTGTGGGCGGATCGCACCACAGCAACAACTTCCGGTATGCCACATTCCAGGAGCAGATGTGCGTGGACGGACCGGCGAATGGTCGTGCTGCAGTGTCGGCGGGACCGAGCGCGACCACCATCACCGGAAGTGATGCCATTGTAGCGACCGCGGGTCAACTTCCATCCAATGGTGCATCTTAATTTGACCATTACTGTTCACCACCCATCGGGCATTTCATGTTCTAATTTATTGCGATCAATTCACCAGTAGGGCAGCATAACTGAATCGAATCTGATAGACAGGCGTACGGAAAACTTGTTGTGatataaaaagaaaagcaaaactgCAAGaaggataaaacaaaactcacaGAATCATAATCTATATGTATATTTATCATAAatgctggttttgttttagagCGACAATGAATGGATTGGATGCTTCAGGGCTTATGCAGCATACCAGCGAAATCAAACGCAAAGGGGGGCAAGCTAACAAATGAgaaagattatttttaattgccAAAGCGAATTTATCTACGTAATGAACCTTAACATTAGCTGTAAACTGGAGAATAAAATGGCAATGTATGTCCAAAACCGCAGTACCAAcgcgtttgttttaaaatgggAACTCCGGATGTTTGGTAATGCtgaaatgaaatcgaaaaataagtgcaaacaaataaaaaggcGCACTGTCGTTTATCGACCGACGCGCATCGGCACTTACCCGGGAAAGAACCCAAAGTCACAAATGCGCACATTTTGATCCAGTCCGTTCAGCTGCGCCATATCGTCGTCGGACAGTTCGTAATCGAACAGCGCTATGTTTTGGCGCAAGCGGTTCGCATTCGTGCTTTTCGGGATGGTCGCAATGCCGCGCTGCAACAGATGGCGCAGTAGGATCTGTGCGGTACTTTTACCATGACGTTGGGCAACTTCCTTCACCACCGGGTTGTCCAGCAAGTCGGGAACTTCACGGCTAAAGGGAATAATTCACAGGGAAACGTTTACCTACTGATAGCACCAAACGCCATACGACGGTGGCGGTTTACTCACTTCAGTAGCTTCTCAATCCCTTTCGAACCGAGGGGCGAATACGCGGTCACGGTGATACCGTTCGCTTTGCAAAACTTTACCAGCCCATTCTGCTGCAGATAGATGTGGTTCTCGATCTGTTGCCGGCACAGGAAGAACGTAAAACCCAATTTTAGCGGTCAGCTGATAGGTGATCTTTGGAAGTGATCATCTCACAAAgtggcatgtgtgtgtgtatgggttcTTACCTGCAAGTTGGCCGGCTTAATTCGGCAATTATCAAGCACTCTCTGTATTTGCCGCTGGTTGAAATTCGATAGGCCTATGCTGCGTGCAAGACCGGCATCCGCGACCGCTTCCATGGCCTGTGCCACGCCAGATAAAAGAGATACACAgggaaaagagaaacaaattaagaatcgcaaacataacaaacaaacaaaaaaaaacctagaTCCTAGCACCTTGAGTACCCGGATGAGGGTTCCATAGCAAAGTGGCCATTACAATGTGGGATGCCCACCGAGTGCAGGGATGGCACGGTACAATGGGATGGGTTTCGGTTTGCTTTTAAGATTGTTCGCAGTAgtgccaaacaaaaaagggatctCTTTGGCGGAGTCTCTTTCTTTCCGGATCAACCTCATCGTCGTCAGCCAGGACGttctcgtttttgtttgtgcgtaATGTTTTGGTGGAGAATTGACTTTTTTTGGGGTGCTTCCGACTTACCGGGGTACAAGAGCAAGGCTTTACAAATTACCGAATCAATGGTGTATCGTTTACCGACTAGCGGTGAGTGGCGAACGTTCCGGAAGTGTCGAATCTCCGATCGAACGCAACCCACCTCGGAGCTTTACGTAAACTGAAACCGATGGGATTGGTTCCTAAGGCAGCAGCCGTGCTCACACAATGCCACCGTTCCAAAAAAGGATTTGCAACGAATCTTCATGGGAATGCGTACCCCGGAAGGAGATTCATTAACGAACGTTTTGTATCTCTTTTTCTTGAGTGTTTTCATTGAAGAAATTAATAACTAGGGAAGGAAGTGATTGTTTCGCTTTGTTCTAGTGAGTAACAAAACAGCCGATTGAAGAAGAAAGTTAATAAGTTAACATACAGTGTACTTTACGTAGGCatttaataaatataactGCTTTAGTCCAACTGGGCCATTTAGTAAAGGTCCTTTAAAAGTCCATTATTACTACAATTTTGTCTAAAAGTTATGGTATTTGATCATTTGGTTGAGGCGGCGGACTATGGAATAAACGATATTCAGTTTACCTATTACCTTAAACTTAAACAGTAGAATTGTAACTTTGACCACCAGTTGGTTCTTTAGTGAGATTACTGTCCCCAACAGACACTTCCAGATTTATGTTTCAGGTGTATTTCTGGATGTTTGGACGACACGATTGAGGAGAGAAATTCAACAGAAGGCTTCGCTCTAA
The Anopheles moucheti chromosome 2, idAnoMoucSN_F20_07, whole genome shotgun sequence genome window above contains:
- the LOC128299106 gene encoding uncharacterized protein LOC128299106, with product MNHSAQLPTSLAMEYELMVPTSDEKDFCHFCFGATNVHLMFPFVRPNMLTTIDNIIGISITPEAQKTFSLCGECISNLDMVITFRNKCRSHYEKLREMKIMNQAVKRMFPTLWDNMNQSSTFDTSVADTSINVGEGDPNVTLVKTTPKNARAENDDCNESGPKRSRAQALDFDPETSTKTTSIKNGTNHKAKFHHIREIMNRFRNKRLQSNDVRNGSGNANDAPLNGPCETSNKAVSIECQSNLSRASLNEPCPTPNKVVTVVHQLNLDNVPFNAPNKTPYKTTSKTATRIFTTQDSSNQRSPRKQPVLGHRPNTALNGLNGNTSKNQTILCSPCVVVLQKFSVHKTDLCKS
- the LOC128299108 gene encoding protein lin-37 homolog, encoding MLAKRRSLINSDEKRKALQNVVLARGRLKGALKTVTKSSDDSTSYDESDEESQVKRKRLESPTVYQPYIITLFNRGIDVARFRENSPLYPMCRAWVKNNPRQKIEETGTSATKPRVAIKREHNLDIVSQLTNGELQEIKEMPRPATTSMEPFLVVKPQPADDFDIDKSTQSKDELFAEHLVQWKKVRESNIAHRKQYEQTRFGTSFKLLEALKK
- the LOC128299105 gene encoding transmembrane protein 245 isoform X1: MSTRPSPAPFKRSIDGLFNVWLNLRNQGHEKPLRNALYNVLVVGVIAVIVGVTLVLAPFFKPLLWAFLFGAVLFPAKKHLSASLKRWIERIEKDDKYLLLGVASAPLCWVDTLGEFLTSWLKDHLKIITGLVGGLVTLRFILWLTPSEVFFSIWNFIVWIHSLFRTLLGSLSLQMVVVILLVYVVSVYFVWTPDYSLPFLVIGQFLWMVIVGYGSSFLGALQVPVFLGLLLYGLVGLIYNLQKDERNVRFIDKWHSLLDVTSYRLEDSVVAASSAHLEASRIEEIKSKLRLDVTATPQLSSTMNDQTGHGSSTYPPSMLTNVESLESDTYFRLLFYACGATLVWMHTWLLFLGCIPICLHIVRKLAEFLGIVSYVSQKSQHYWQSLKQWLFPRHAALLPLCLPGILRLNSNIHRYACAKLKSYIDDITSIVMIGFLIVLVMLISVFAFAQIYSEAIAVAQLGSNLVNRTLIHRPELIEMLPIDMQSMDNIIDNAYKYGRSHIEQYVDGIFNDTDPTQAIKLKMQILSVWDRLIQSWMDRNNGDGMVGPRVPAQAIRMTIDEIFINPITKAGLIGFIKSNFGMLWEVADSLWMLLRTNLTLLLSAVGTLVSAILGGGHAVLKFLFHTIIFFTTLFYLLQSSQDRYAPTAISINNSWGPRIIQALEDSISSVVVATLKLALFHGLFTWLTHTVFGAHIVYLPAVLASVLAAAPFLETYWCSAPAFLDLWLSQDRFWLGITLVLIHFIVPSNFNPIIHSEIKGGGHPYLTGLSIAGGMYLFGLEGALLGPLLLCLLVVLFEVTISAIRDSPATPQTRKSSLDTNNDIYSPATTNNFRYATFQEQMCVDGPANGRAAVSAGPSATTITGSDAIVATAGQLPSNGAS
- the LOC128299105 gene encoding transmembrane protein 245 isoform X4 — encoded protein: MSTRPSPAPFKRSIDGLFNVWLNLRNQGHEKPLRNALYNVLVVGVIAVIVGVTLVLAPFFKPLLWAFLFGAVLFPAKKHLSASLKRWIERIEKDDKYLLLGVASAPLCWVDTLGEFLTSWLKDHLKIITGLVGGLVTLRFILWLTPSEVFFSIWNFIVWIHSLFRTLLGSLSLQMVVVILLVYVVSVYFVWTPDYSLPFLVIGQFLWMVIVGYGSSFLGALQVPVFLGLLLYGLVGLIYNLQKDERNVRFIDKWHSLLDVTSYRLEDSVVAASSAHLEASRIEEIKSKLRLDVTATPQLSSTMNDQTGHGSSTYPPSMLTNVESLESDTYFRLLFYACGATLVWMHTWLLFLGCIPICLHIVRKLAEFLGIVSYVSQKSQHYWQSLKQWLFPRHAALLPLCLPGILRLNSNIHRYACAKLKSYIDDITSIVMIGFLIVLVMLISVFAFAQIYSEAIAVAQLGSNLVNRTLIHRPELIEMLPIDMQSMDNIIDNAYKYGRSHIEQYVDGIFNDTDPTQAIKLKMQILSVWDRLIQSWMDRNNGDGMVGPRVPAQAIRMTIDEIFINPITKAGLIGFIKSNFGMLWEVADSLWMLLRTNLTLLLSAVGTLVSAILGGGHAVLKFLFHTIIFFTTLFYLLQSSQDRYAPTAISINNSWGPRIIQALEDSISSVVVATLKLALFHGLFTWLTHTVFGAHIVYLPAVLASVLAAAPFLETYWCSAPAFLDLWLSQDRFWLGITLVLIHFIVPSNFNPIIHSEIKGGGHPYLTGLSIAGGMYLFGLEGALLGPLLLCLLVVLFEVTISAIRDSPATPQTSNNFRYATFQEQMCVDGPANGRAAVSAGPSATTITGSDAIVATAGQLPSNGAS
- the LOC128299105 gene encoding transmembrane protein 245 isoform X2, which gives rise to MSTRPSPAPFKRSIDGLFNVWLNLRNQGHEKPLRNALYNVLVVGVIAVIVGVTLVLAPFFKPLLWAFLFGAVLFPAKKHLSASLKRWIERIEKDDKYLLLGVASAPLCWVDTLGEFLTSWLKDHLKIITGLVGGLVTLRFILWLTPSEVFFSIWNFIVWIHSLFRTLLGSLSLQMVVVILLVYVVSVYFVWTPDYSLPFLVIGQFLWMVIVGYGSSFLGALQVPVFLGLLLYGLVGLIYNLQKDERNVRFIDKWHSLLDVTSYRLEDSVVAASSAHLEASRIEEIKSKLRLDVTATPQLSSTMNDQTGHGSSTYPPSMLTNVESLESDTYFRLLFYACGATLVWMHTWLLFLGCIPICLHIVRKLAEFLGIVSYVSQKSQHYWQSLKQWLFPRHAALLPLCLPGILRLNSNIHRYACAKLKSYIDDITSIVMIGFLIVLVMLISVFAFAQIYSEAIAVAQLGSNLVNRTLIHRPELIEMLPIDMQSMDNIIDNAYKYGRSHIEQYVDGIFNDTDPTQAIKLKMQILSVWDRLIQSWMDRNNGDGMVGPRVPAQAIRMTIDEIFINPITKAGLIGFIKSNFGMLWEVADSLWMLLRTNLTLLLSAVGTLVSAILGGGHAVLKFLFHTIIFFTTLFYLLQSSQDRYAPTAISINNSWGPRIIQALEDSISSVVVATLKLALFHGLFTWLTHTVFGAHIVYLPAVLASVLAAAPFLETYWCSAPAFLDLWLSQDRFWLGITLVLIHFIVPSNFNPIIHSEIKGGGHPYLTGLSIAGGMYLFGLEGALLGPLLLCLLVVLFEVTISAIRDSPATPQTRKSSLDTNNDIYSPATTLCYEWQQFIRHGDQQLPVCHIPGADVRGRTGEWSCCSVGGTERDHHHRK
- the LOC128299105 gene encoding transmembrane protein 245 isoform X3; this encodes MSTRPSPAPFKRSIDGLFNVWLNLRNQGHEKPLRNALYNVLVVGVIAVIVGVTLVLAPFFKPLLWAFLFGAVLFPAKKHLSASLKRWIERIEKDDKYLLLGVASAPLCWVDTLGEFLTSWLKDHLKIITGLVGGLVTLRFILWLTPSEVFFSIWNFIVWIHSLFRTLLGSLSLQMVVVILLVYVVSVYFVWTPDYSLPFLVIGQFLWMVIVGYGSSFLGALQVPVFLGLLLYGLVGLIYNLQKDERNVRFIDKWHSLLDVTSYRLEDSVVAASSAHLEASRIEEIKSKLRLDVTATPQLSSTMNDQTGHGSSTYPPSMLTNVESLESDTYFRLLFYACGATLVWMHTWLLFLGCIPICLHIVRKLAEFLGIVSYVSQKSQHYWQSLKQWLFPRHAALLPLCLPGILRLNSNIHRYACAKLKSYIDDITSIVMIGFLIVLVMLISVFAFAQIYSEAIAVAQLGSNLVNRTLIHRPELIEMLPIDMQSMDNIIDNAYKYGRSHIEQYVDGIFNDTDPTQAIKLKMQILSVWDRLIQSWMDRNNGDGMVGPRVPAQAIRMTIDEIFINPITKAGLIGFIKSNFGMLWEVADSLWMLLRTNLTLLLSAVGTLVSAILGGGHAVLKFLFHTIIFFTTLFYLLQSSQDRYAPTAISINNSWGPRIIQALEDSISSVVVATLKLALFHGLFTWLTHTVFGAHIVYLPAVLASVLAAAPFLETYWCSAPAFLDLWLSQDRFWLGITLVLIHFIVPSNFNPIIHSEIKGGGHPYLTGLSIAGGMYLFGLEGALLGPLLLCLLVVLFEVTISAIRDSPATPQTRKSSLDTNNDIYSPATTKPTTGPASAAFLIRTKDGKFLNSPLAMNCTASSPTCMTTRGTPFH
- the LOC128299107 gene encoding 1,5-anhydro-D-fructose reductase; amino-acid sequence: MASACKIDLTFENGHKMPVLGFGTWRAPDEEVEKALNEALEAGYRHIDCAPVYLNEPTIGRVLRQWIDSGRVTREELFIVTKLPPHGTRAATVEKFLKRSLNDLQLDYVDLYLVHVPFTVPEVDGPFLTDGNGEIVLETTTDHVSLWKAMEAVADAGLARSIGLSNFNQRQIQRVLDNCRIKPANLQIENHIYLQQNGLVKFCKANGITVTAYSPLGSKGIEKLLNREVPDLLDNPVVKEVAQRHGKSTAQILLRHLLQRGIATIPKSTNANRLRQNIALFDYELSDDDMAQLNGLDQNVRICDFGFFPGITKHPEFPF